One window from the genome of Spirosoma rhododendri encodes:
- a CDS encoding S1/P1 nuclease, whose translation MFSRQLFVGLALLLTLFATNRLAYGWNKPTHMAIGAIAYHDLQTASPQTAGRVAGLLKQHPYYQRQWLPLMDSLQLPAAQRDEYLFMLAARWPDDIRGRDPYHDRPTWHFINYVYAPKQGVARTDTTLATGETILQAYEQNRQLLTSPSPDSSKAVSLCWLFHLAGDVHMPLHTTALVDPQFPQGDKGGNLFRIKVMMSSPTSNLHSFWDGMLLHTDTYASVDSMAVGEQHEFARNQLPQLGNSGIMAWSKESFQLAQDNAYRSNTLQPGTSQEGSLLPPDYVATVRPIAQRQVALAGYRLADELVADLGS comes from the coding sequence ATGTTTTCTCGTCAACTTTTCGTGGGCCTGGCTCTCCTGCTGACCCTGTTTGCGACAAACCGGCTGGCTTACGGCTGGAATAAACCGACGCACATGGCCATTGGGGCCATCGCTTACCACGACCTGCAAACCGCGTCGCCCCAGACCGCCGGGCGTGTCGCGGGTTTGCTGAAACAGCACCCCTACTACCAGCGGCAATGGCTACCACTTATGGACAGCCTGCAACTGCCTGCCGCCCAGCGCGACGAATATCTGTTTATGCTGGCCGCTCGCTGGCCCGACGACATTCGGGGGCGAGACCCCTACCACGACCGGCCAACCTGGCACTTTATCAACTACGTTTACGCCCCCAAACAGGGTGTGGCCCGCACTGATACCACACTGGCGACGGGGGAAACGATTTTGCAAGCCTATGAACAAAACCGGCAGCTACTGACCAGTCCGTCACCCGACAGTTCAAAGGCCGTGTCCCTATGCTGGCTGTTTCACCTCGCGGGCGACGTCCATATGCCCCTGCACACGACGGCCCTCGTTGACCCGCAGTTTCCGCAGGGCGACAAAGGCGGCAACCTGTTTCGCATCAAGGTGATGATGAGCAGCCCCACCAGTAACTTGCACTCGTTCTGGGATGGGATGCTGCTCCACACCGACACATATGCATCGGTCGACAGTATGGCCGTGGGGGAACAACACGAATTCGCGCGCAATCAATTGCCGCAACTGGGTAATTCGGGCATTATGGCCTGGTCGAAGGAAAGTTTCCAACTGGCACAGGACAACGCCTACCGCAGTAATACGCTGCAACCGGGTACCAGTCAGGAGGGCTCGTTGCTGCCCCCGGATTACGTCGCTACCGTGCGCCCCATTGCCCAGCGGCAGGTCGCCCTCGCCGGATACCGTCTCGCCGACGAACTGGTCGCTGATTTGGGTAGTTGA
- a CDS encoding thiamine phosphate synthase, translated as MSFQLIGITPDTLSDGQWAIVPDLFAAGLSYLYVRQPDSDALRQRLDSNELQPHQSRLLVPFDIPSGSFRRHWKEAARLSALPDERAFSTSIHSLSDWPALAGRVEQVFYSPIFASISKPGYGPAQSLDEIARQIDIMRQHHPNLPRLIGLGGVQIDMIQLVNEAGFDGAAVLGTLWQSPDPVVVVQELLRGVRSRP; from the coding sequence ATGAGTTTTCAACTAATCGGCATCACGCCGGATACGCTCTCGGATGGTCAATGGGCCATCGTCCCCGACCTGTTCGCGGCTGGACTGTCGTACCTGTACGTTCGCCAACCGGACAGCGACGCCCTGCGACAACGACTGGACAGTAACGAATTACAACCGCATCAGTCCCGGTTGCTTGTGCCGTTCGACATACCCAGCGGCTCGTTTCGCCGACACTGGAAAGAAGCTGCTCGGCTGTCGGCTTTACCTGATGAACGCGCGTTCTCGACCAGCATCCATTCCCTCAGCGACTGGCCTGCGCTGGCCGGGCGGGTCGAGCAGGTGTTTTACAGCCCCATTTTCGCCAGCATCAGCAAGCCGGGCTACGGACCTGCGCAATCGCTGGACGAGATTGCCCGGCAAATTGACATCATGCGGCAACACCACCCAAACCTGCCCCGCCTGATTGGCTTGGGTGGTGTGCAAATCGACATGATTCAACTCGTAAACGAAGCCGGTTTCGACGGAGCCGCCGTGCTCGGTACGCTCTGGCAAAGCCCTGACCCTGTCGTTGTTGTGCAGGAGTTGCTCCGTGGTGTCAGGTCGCGACCCTGA
- the moeB gene encoding molybdopterin-synthase adenylyltransferase MoeB yields MPLTEAEQSRYSRHLLLPEIGTAGQEKLRDARVLVVGAGGLGCPALQYLAAAGVGTLGVVDGDTVAESNLHRQILFGPADVGQSKAMVAAARLQAQNPLIAVKPHLTFLTRDNALSLLADYDLIVDGSDNFATRYLVNDACVLLNKPLVFGSIYRFEGQVSVFNVGDGPTYRCLYPDPSDLPSCAEAGVLGVLPGIVGCLMANEVIKLLTGVGNPLIGRLLLFDALTMQFQTVRFATDPANKQITDLPAGLAVCDPVPAIAYADYLDWKKRDDTVLLIDVRQPDEAARQTLGGQLIPLAELLAHPEQVPTDRPVVIHCQSGGRSSQAVAFLQERGYTQVWNLTGGINSVDPRGVRVAT; encoded by the coding sequence ATGCCACTGACAGAAGCTGAACAAAGCCGCTACAGCCGCCACCTGCTGCTGCCCGAGATCGGCACGGCCGGGCAGGAAAAGCTGCGCGACGCCCGCGTACTGGTCGTCGGAGCGGGCGGATTGGGTTGCCCTGCGCTGCAATATCTCGCGGCTGCGGGTGTCGGCACACTGGGCGTAGTCGACGGCGATACGGTCGCTGAGAGCAACCTGCATCGGCAGATTCTGTTTGGCCCCGCCGACGTGGGTCAGTCGAAGGCGATGGTTGCTGCGGCCCGGTTGCAGGCCCAGAACCCGCTGATTGCCGTAAAGCCGCACCTCACGTTTCTGACCCGCGACAACGCACTATCCCTGCTGGCCGACTACGATCTGATCGTCGATGGGTCGGACAATTTCGCGACGCGCTATCTGGTCAACGATGCCTGTGTACTGCTGAACAAGCCACTCGTGTTCGGGTCGATCTATCGTTTCGAGGGGCAGGTGAGCGTGTTCAACGTCGGCGACGGACCGACCTACCGCTGTCTCTACCCCGACCCCAGCGACCTGCCGAGCTGCGCGGAAGCCGGAGTACTGGGCGTGCTGCCGGGCATCGTAGGTTGCCTGATGGCGAACGAAGTCATCAAACTACTGACGGGTGTGGGTAATCCGCTCATCGGTCGACTCTTGCTGTTCGACGCCCTGACGATGCAGTTTCAGACCGTCCGTTTTGCCACCGACCCGGCCAACAAACAGATTACGGATTTGCCGGCTGGTCTAGCCGTCTGCGATCCCGTTCCGGCCATCGCCTACGCCGACTATCTGGACTGGAAAAAACGCGATGACACAGTGTTGCTGATCGACGTACGACAACCAGACGAAGCGGCCCGGCAAACGCTGGGTGGGCAGTTGATACCGCTGGCGGAGTTGCTGGCGCATCCCGAACAAGTTCCGACAGATCGGCCAGTCGTCATCCATTGTCAGTCGGGCGGGCGGAGCAGTCAGGCAGTAGCCTTTCTGCAAGAACGGGGTTATACGCAAGTCTGGAATCTGACCGGCGGCATTAATAGTGTAGACCCTCGTGGTGTCAGGGTCGCGACCTGA
- a CDS encoding AAA domain-containing protein, with translation MDYFKNLLQLLRTERDEDRAQYRRLTESTTVAERRANGLTWYPIAIRGSELGRGDYLTVEVERPTHQDTAHQFRVGMPAVLFSNHAPQTDRVEGTIAYQGGNRLRITLLTDELPDWSRDGKLGVELLFDDQSYEQMEGALKQADLLADKHESRIIDILAGEKAPMFHPQPNVPHLPKLNSSQQRAVGTMLAANELVIVHGPPGTGKTTTIVQAVKALRQQDHRQLLVVAPSNTAVDLLSEKLHAEGIRVVRVGNPARVSERLAALTLDQQMADHRLMRDIKKSRKQANEFKSMAHKYKRQFGPSERAQRKALFDEAHRIMKDVAQSEQYIIDEVLGQAQVITATLVGSNNYLIRDRRYHTVVIDEAGQALEPACWIPILKAEKVVLAGDHCQLPPTIKSAEAARKGLSETLLEKNVSRHPEAVSLLEEQYRMHERIMGYSSQVFYGGQLRAHESVASHTLRPDDEPMLFIDTAGCGFEDQLEGTSSTNPDEAAFLIRHLSQTVADLGNVYPVADFPSIAVISPYKQQLAQLNQHLLATPELQPYLSSISVNTIDSFQGQERDIVYISLTRSNAAGEIGFLSDIRRMNVAMTRARKKLVMVGDSATLSTHSFYADLVAYAQEHDAYRSAWEWL, from the coding sequence ATGGATTACTTTAAAAACCTGCTCCAGCTTCTCCGCACCGAGCGCGACGAAGACCGGGCGCAGTACCGGCGACTGACTGAATCGACCACGGTTGCCGAACGGCGGGCCAATGGCCTGACCTGGTACCCCATCGCTATTCGCGGCTCGGAACTGGGGCGGGGCGACTACCTGACCGTCGAGGTCGAGCGGCCGACGCATCAGGACACAGCCCATCAGTTTCGGGTCGGGATGCCCGCCGTTCTGTTCAGCAACCACGCCCCCCAGACCGACCGTGTGGAGGGTACCATTGCGTATCAGGGCGGCAACCGGCTCCGCATTACCCTGCTCACCGACGAGCTACCCGACTGGTCGCGGGACGGCAAGCTGGGTGTTGAGCTGCTGTTCGACGATCAGAGCTACGAGCAGATGGAGGGCGCCCTCAAACAGGCCGACCTGCTGGCCGACAAACACGAAAGCCGGATTATTGATATTCTCGCTGGTGAAAAAGCCCCGATGTTTCACCCGCAACCCAACGTACCGCACCTGCCCAAGCTCAACAGTAGTCAGCAGCGGGCGGTAGGTACGATGCTGGCTGCGAACGAGTTAGTGATTGTGCATGGCCCGCCTGGAACGGGCAAAACCACGACGATTGTCCAGGCAGTTAAAGCGTTACGTCAACAGGATCACCGGCAGTTGCTGGTTGTTGCACCGAGCAATACGGCCGTCGATTTGTTGAGTGAGAAGCTGCATGCGGAAGGTATTCGCGTGGTGCGGGTGGGCAACCCGGCTCGCGTCTCCGAACGACTCGCGGCCCTGACACTCGATCAGCAAATGGCCGACCACCGGCTGATGCGCGACATCAAAAAGAGCCGCAAGCAGGCCAACGAGTTCAAATCGATGGCCCACAAATACAAGCGGCAGTTTGGGCCGTCGGAGCGGGCGCAGCGCAAAGCCCTGTTCGACGAAGCGCACCGGATCATGAAAGATGTGGCCCAGTCGGAGCAGTACATCATCGACGAAGTGCTGGGGCAGGCGCAGGTCATCACGGCCACGCTCGTCGGGTCGAACAACTACCTGATTCGCGACCGGCGTTACCATACCGTCGTGATCGACGAAGCGGGGCAGGCCCTCGAACCCGCCTGCTGGATTCCAATTCTGAAAGCCGAAAAAGTCGTGCTGGCGGGCGACCACTGTCAACTGCCACCAACGATTAAATCGGCCGAAGCCGCCCGGAAGGGACTGAGCGAAACGCTGCTGGAAAAGAATGTAAGTCGCCACCCCGAAGCCGTCAGCCTGCTGGAGGAGCAGTACCGAATGCACGAACGCATCATGGGCTATTCGTCGCAGGTGTTTTACGGGGGGCAGCTACGGGCGCACGAGTCGGTGGCCAGCCATACGCTGCGCCCCGACGATGAGCCGATGTTATTTATCGACACGGCGGGCTGCGGCTTTGAGGATCAACTGGAGGGTACCAGTTCGACCAACCCCGACGAAGCTGCCTTCCTGATTCGCCACCTCAGTCAGACCGTCGCTGACCTGGGTAACGTGTACCCCGTTGCCGATTTTCCGAGTATTGCGGTGATTTCGCCCTACAAACAGCAGCTGGCTCAGCTGAATCAGCACCTGCTGGCTACGCCGGAATTACAACCGTACCTGAGCAGTATCTCGGTCAATACCATCGACAGTTTTCAGGGGCAGGAGCGCGACATCGTCTATATTTCCCTGACGCGCAGCAACGCAGCGGGCGAAATCGGGTTTCTGTCCGACATTCGGCGGATGAACGTGGCGATGACACGGGCGCGAAAGAAGCTGGTCATGGTCGGCGACAGTGCCACGCTGTCGACTCACAGTTTTTACGCTGATCTGGTGGCTTACGCGCAGGAGCACGACGCCTACCGAAGTGCGTGGGAATGGCTATAA